The proteins below come from a single Gossypium raimondii isolate GPD5lz chromosome 2, ASM2569854v1, whole genome shotgun sequence genomic window:
- the LOC105787439 gene encoding aspartyl protease family protein 1 yields MSEFTRYSRVLLLMVLGLSAGACYGFGTFGFEFHHRYSDPVKQILAVDELPAKGSLEYYSAMIHRDKIIKGRRLAAENDQTPVTFLDGNATYRLNSLGYLHYANVTVGTPALWFLVALDTGSDLFWLPCDCSSCVHGIRSPGGPTIEFNIYSPNTSSTSSKVPCSSDKCEQHRKCSSPTNTCPYQVIYLSNGTSSIGVLVEDVLRLTTDDDKTNKPVEAKITFGCGKIQTGSFLNGAAPNGLFGLGMDNISVPSILAKENVTSNSFSMCFRSDGIGRITFGDKGSSDQGETPINPRQSRPTYNISITQISVGGKTGDLEFDAVFDSGTSFTYLNDPAYTLISETFNNLALDKRHTSKSTDDLPFEYCYDLSANQTSLKYPVVNLTMKGGDQLLVNDPIAVLPMQGGAIYCLAVVKSDSVNIIGQNFMTGYRIVFDREKMVLGWKASDCYNIESSNTLPVIPPSAVPPATAVKPEATARNSSNAGAPGSSPPPMTNKSTQHKALSYVFTIALVLYFALI; encoded by the exons ATGAGTGAGTTCACTCGTTATAGTCGTGTATTACTGTTAATGGTATTAGGCTTAAGCGCGGGAGCCTGTTACGGTTTCGGTACTTTCGGATTCGAATTCCATCACAGATACTCGGATCCCGTTAAACAAATCCTGGCCGTCGATGAATTGCCGGCGAAAGGAAGTCTGGAGTATTACAGTGCTATGATCCACCGCGATAAAATAATCAAGGGCCGTCGATTGGCGGCAGAGAACGATCAGACGCCGGTTACGTTTCTCGACGGAAACGCAACTTATCGATTGAATTCGTTGGGATA TTTGCATTACGCAAATGTAACGGTGGGGACACCAGCTTTGTGGTTTTTGGTAGCATTAGACACCGGCAGCGATCTCTTTTGGTTGCCATGCGATTGTTCCAGTTGTGTCCATGGCATAAGATCACCCGGTGGCCCg ACAATAGAATTTAACATCTACAGCCCTAATACATCATCTACAAGCTCAAAGGTTCCTTGTAGCAGTGACAAGTGCGAACAACATAGAAAATGCTCTTCACCTACAAATACTTGTCCTTATCAAGTTATCTATCTATCCAATGGCACCTCGTCGATCGGGGTTTTGGTGGAAGATGTCTTGCGCTTGACTACGGACGATGATAAAACAAACAAACCCGTCGAAGCCAAGATTACTTTCGG TTGCGGGAAGATTCAGACTGGATCGTTCTTAAACGGTGCAGCTCCTAATGGTCTTTTCGGGCTTGGTATGGACAATATATCAGTTCCCAGCATATtagcaaaagaaaatgttacATCGAATTCGTTCTCTATGTGTTTTCGATCGGATGGGATCGGAAGAATAACTTTCGGTGATAAGGGCAGCTCAGACCAAGGAGAAACACCGATTAATCCCAGGCAATCACG CCCTACTTACAATATTAGTATCACTCAAATAAGCGTGGGAGGAAAGACCGGCGATCTCGAGTTCGATGCCGTTTTCGACTCTGGTACCTCGTTTACATATTTGAATGACCCGGCTTATACGCTTATTTCCGAGACT TTCAACAATTTGGCCTTAGACAAGCGGCATACATCGAAGTCTACCGATGACCTTCCCTTTGAATATTGTTATGACCTAAG CGCCAATCAAACGAGCTTGAAGTACCCCGTAGTGAATCTGACAATGAAAGGCGGAGATCAGCTTTTGGTTAATGATCCAATAGCAGTGCTCCCCATGCAGGGTGGAGCTATATATTGCTTGGCAGTCGTGAAAAGCGACAGTGTGAATATCATCGGAC AAAACTTCATGACCGGTTATCGTATAGTATTCGATCGAGAAAAGATGGTACTTGGCTGGAAAGCATCCGATT GTTACAATATCGAGTCTTCAAACACTTTACCGGTGATACCACCATCGGCGGTCCCTCCGGCAACTGCCGTTAAACCGGAAGCAACGGCCAGAAACAGCAGTAATGCTGGAGCTCCAGGGTCATCTCCACCACCTATGACAAATAAATCAACCCAGCATAAAGCTTTGTCGTATGTATTCACAATTGCTCTAGTCCTATATTTtgctctaatttaa
- the LOC105787441 gene encoding peroxidase 64 has protein sequence MALLIAVLTLVLLVSASTSPAIALSLNHYEKTCPDVESIVAKAVERATMKDKTVPAALLRMHFHDCFIRGCDASVLLYSKGNNKAEKDGPANLSLHGFYVIENAKKEVEAACPGVVSCADILAFAARDAVVLSGGPTWEVPKGRKDGRTSKASETIQLPAPTFNISQLQQSFSQRGLSMDDLVALSGGHTIGFSHCSSFQNRIRNFNATHDIDPTMHPSFAASLRNVCPIKNKAKNAGATMDPSSTAFDNTYFKLILQGKTLFSSDQALLTNPKTKGLVYKFASSKQSFEKAFVNSMIKMSSLNGGQEIRKDCRVVN, from the exons ATGGCTTTACTCATAGCAGTACTGACCTTAGTTTTGCTTGTGTCTGCGTCGACTTCACCAGCCATTGCTCTTAGCTTGAATCATTATGAGAAAACCTGTCCTGATGTTGAGTCGATAGTTGCAAAAGCTGTCGAGCGTGCCACCATGAAGGATAAGACGGTCCCTGCAGCCCTTCTTCGAATGCATTTTCATGATTGTTTTATAAGG GGTTGTGATGCTTCTGTGCTGTTGTACTCAAAGGGAAACAATAAAGCTGAAAAAGATGGGCCTGCAAATCTTTCTTTGCATGGATTTTATGTTATAGAAAATGCAAAGAAAGAAGTCGAAGCAGCGTGTCCGGGTGTAGTCTCGTGTGCTGATATTTTGGCTTTTGCCGCAAGGGATGCTGTCGTGCTC TCAGGAGGTCCTACATGGGAAGTGCCTAAGGGAAGAAAAGACGGTAGAACATCAAAGGCTAGCGAAACTATACAATTGCCGGCTCCGACTTTCAACATATCTCAACTGCAACAAAGCTTCTCTCAAAGAGGCCTATCCATGGATGACCTTGTAGCTCTTTCAG GAGGCCACACTATCGGATTTTCCCACTGCTCATCCTTCCAGAATAGAATCCGCAACTTCAACGCAACGCACGACATAGACCCAACAATGCATCCTTCATTTGCAGCAAGCTTAAGGAACGTTTGTCCGATCAAGAACAAGGCAAAGAATGCCGGAGCAACAATGGATCCTTCTTCAACAGCTTTCGATAACACCTACTTCAAGTTGATCCTTCAAGGCAAAACCCTGTTTTCTTCTGACCAAGCCCTGCTCACGAATCCGAAAACCAAAGGTTTGGTATACAAGTTTGCCAGTTCGAAACAGAGTTTCGAGAAAGCTTTCGTAAACTCTATGATCAAAATGAGCAGTCTCAATGGAGGTCAAGAAATTAGGAAAGATTGTCGTGTTGTAAACTAA
- the LOC105787442 gene encoding uncharacterized protein LOC105787442, whose translation MAFAHCLFAVPMDTSIHPKISIPPSFCSTESPSSLPFPSFSSPFPPLSKARNLSIFPRINRVGHKEKAEPRESEVNIEADAFSHFKHLLLPITDRNPYLSEGTRQAAATTAALAKKNGAEITVVVIDEKQKESLPEHETQLASVRWHLSESGFKEFKLLERLGEGSKPTAIIGEVADDLNLDLVVMSMEAIHSKHVDANLLAEFIPCPVLLLPL comes from the exons ATGGCTTTCGCTCATTGTTTGTTTGCAGTTCCAATGGACACTTCAATTCACCCCAAAATTTCAATTCCCCCTTCGTTTTGTTCCACTGAATCCCCATCTTCCTTACctttcccttctttttcttccccttttcCTCCATTGTCTAAAGCTCGAAATCTCTCTATTTTCCCCAGAATCAACAGAGTGGGACACAAAG AAAAAGCTGAGCCTCGAGAATCTGAAGTGAATATAGAAGCTGATGCGTTTTCTCATTTCAAGCATTTGCTTCTTCCAATAACTGATAGAAATCCTTATCTTTCTGAAGGAACTAGACAG GCTGCTGCAACTACTGCTGCTTTGGCAAAGAAGAATGGAGCTGAAATTACTGTTGTgg TTATCGATGAAAAGCAGAAAGAGTCGTTGCCGGAGCATGAAACTCAATTGGCAAGTGTTCGCTGGCATCTCTCTGAAA GTGGGTTTAAGGAATTCAAGTTGTTGGAGCGACTCGGGGAAGGATCCAAGCCTACTGCTATCATCGGTGAAGTTGCCGATGACCTGAATTTGGATCTCGTGGTAATGAGCATGGAAGCCATTCATTCCAAGCACGTCGATGCAAATCTACTGGCCGAGTTCATCCCGTGCCCCGTCTTGCTTTTACCATTGTAA